Proteins encoded together in one Cuculus canorus isolate bCucCan1 chromosome 33, bCucCan1.pri, whole genome shotgun sequence window:
- the LOC128849776 gene encoding reticulocalbin-3-like: MLFGGWLCLATLYLVGGSPQHERGPLRDVGGVTHDHANGFAYDHQAFLGPEEAKTFDQLSPEESQRRLGLLVGLIDTDGDGGLTAAELGSWMERRHRRGQAEAVERGRQRFDRDGDGAVTWHEYRHEAYGDPEDNFGGTQHPETYRRLLARDERRFRAADTNGDGKAEGEELAAFLQPEDFEHMRPLVAMETLEDMDKDGDGFIQEDEYIAELYEGSPGAPEPPWVLEERTQFVGARDRDGDGRLNPEEVGYWLRPPTAGWARAEAEHLLHHADHDRDGLLSRAEVLASWELFVGSRATTYGEDLGRPHDEL; the protein is encoded by the exons ATGCTTTTTGGGGGGTGGCTGTGCCTGGCCACACTGTACCTCGTTGGGGGGTCCCCCCAACATGAGCGGGGGCCCCTCCGGGATGTTGGGGGGGTCACCCACGACCACGCCAACGGCTTCGCCTATGACCACCAAGCTTTCCTGGGACCCGAGGAAGCCAAAACCTTCGACCAACTCTCACCCGAGGAGAGCCAGCGCcgcctggg GCTGCTGGTGGGGCTGATTGATACGGATGGAGATGGGGGACTGACGGCAGCAGAATTGGGGAGCTGGATGGAGCGGAGGCACCGTCGGGGGCAGGCGGAGGCCGTGGAGCGAGGGCGGCAACGCTTCGACCGCGATGGCGACGGCGCCGTCACCTGGCACGAGTACCGGCACGAGGCCTACGGGGACCCTG AGGACAATTTTGGGGGCACCCAGCACCCCGAAACCTATCGACGTCTCCTGGCACGCGACGAGCGCCGATTCCGAGCAGCCGACACCAACGGTGATGGCAAAGCCGAGGGAGAAGAACTCGCCGCCTTCCTCCAGCCTGAGGACTTCGAGCACATGAGACCCCTCGTGGCGATG GAGACGCTGGAGGACATGGATAAGGACGGGGACGGCTTCATCCAGGAGGACGAGTACATTG CCGAGCTGTACGAGGGCTCTCCGGGGGCTCCGGAACCTCCGTGGGTGCTGGAGGAGCGGACGCAGTTTGTGGGGGCGCGAGACCGCGACGGTGATGGCCGCCTGAACCCCGAGGAGGTGGGGTACTGGCTGCGCCCTCCGACCGCCGGCTGGGCGCGCGCCGAGGCCGAGCACCTCCTGCACCACGCAGATCACGACAGG gacGGGCTCCTCTCCCGCGCCGAGGTCCTGGCAAGCTGGGAGCTCTTTGTTGGCAGCCGCGCTACCACCTATGGCGAAGACTTGGGGCGCCCCCACGATGAGCTCTGA